One window of the Longimicrobium sp. genome contains the following:
- a CDS encoding DUF433 domain-containing protein: MQMLIVSDPAVMMGKPVIAGTRLTVELILEKLGAGATIDELLDAHPRLTREGVNAALSFAAEALRADVVYPSASMAA, translated from the coding sequence ATGCAGATGCTGATCGTATCCGATCCCGCTGTCATGATGGGAAAGCCTGTCATCGCGGGGACACGGTTGACGGTAGAACTCATCCTGGAAAAGCTCGGGGCGGGCGCCACCATCGATGAGCTGCTCGACGCACACCCGCGGCTGACGCGCGAAGGGGTCAATGCGGCGCTCTCGTTCGCGGCGGAGGCGCTGCGCGCCGACGTCGTCTATCCGTCGGCGAGCATGGCTGCGTGA
- a CDS encoding DUF5615 family PIN-like protein, which yields MIFFCDEGVDRQIVVRLRADGFEAHYVAELAPGISDDIVLEQANAFGAVLVTMDKDFGELVYRLGKITTGVLLVRLPGFTPAERAGAVSTAVGEHGEELPGAFSVLSPTKLRIRRPG from the coding sequence GTGATCTTCTTCTGCGACGAGGGCGTGGATCGGCAGATCGTGGTCCGGCTCCGCGCAGACGGGTTCGAAGCGCACTACGTCGCGGAACTCGCGCCCGGAATCTCCGACGACATAGTGCTCGAGCAGGCGAACGCGTTCGGGGCGGTACTGGTGACGATGGACAAGGACTTCGGCGAACTTGTCTATCGGCTGGGAAAGATCACCACGGGTGTGTTGCTCGTTCGCTTGCCCGGTTTCACGCCAGCCGAGCGCGCGGGCGCGGTTTCTACTGCCGTCGGCGAGCATGGAGAAGAGCTTCCGGGCGCTTTCAGCGTCCTCTCGCCAACCAAGCTGAGGATTCGGCGGCCCGGCTGA